The Andrena cerasifolii isolate SP2316 chromosome 15, iyAndCera1_principal, whole genome shotgun sequence genome includes a window with the following:
- the LOC143377226 gene encoding uncharacterized protein LOC143377226: MARINPVRVIQLLVTTFDVANINRPDANQQEVELHDIVADIIRRSVEDATFTMETDTALEFLQPFRPHSEEFVDEEALSPEDLLEVFESTQDEEQACVPEEGGLVDLEYKQNAVDYWKGGKKKRLSLESVRQKLRKVKSVSQLYRWEHYLEKGGNRREKLMQISRSVFNQFCASTDVNGIIHDTDLQQWALEANIAVSLQNFKASPMWIVTSRDVESTIN, encoded by the coding sequence ATGGCGCGAATAAATCCTGTTCGTGTTATCCAGTTGCTCGTGACAACATTCGACGTAGCGAATATAAATCGACCGGATGCGAACCAACAAGAGGTGGAACTGCACGATATTGTAGCAGATATTATACGAAGAAGTGTCGAGGACGCAACTTTTACCATGGAAACAGACACAGCGTTGGAATTCCTTCAACCATTTCGACCACATTCAGAAGAGTTCGTTGATGAAGAGGCACTATCGCCAGAAGACTTACTTGAGGTATTTGAGTCAACGCAAGATGAGGAGCAAGCCTGCGTTCCAGAAGAAGGTGGGCTCGTGGACTTGGAATACAAACAAAACGCAGTCGATTATTGGAAAGGTGGTAAGAAAAAGCGTCTGTCACTTGAGAGCGTTAGACAAAAGTTGAGAAAGGTAAAATCGGTGTCACAGTTATACAGGTGGGAGCATTATTTAGAAAAGGGAGGGAATCGAAGGGAAAAACTAATGCAAATATCCCGTTCTGTTTTTAATCAGTTTTGTGCTTCTACGGACGTAAACGGTATAATCCATGATACTGATTTGCAACAATGGGCGTTGGAAGCAAATATAGCGgtttctcttcaaaattttaaagCCTCGCCAATGTGGATTGTCACGTCCCGCGACGTGGAGTCTACTATTAATTAA